The Hahella sp. HNIBRBA332 genome window below encodes:
- a CDS encoding PEP-CTERM sorting domain-containing protein — MKLTTTLLSVSIFSGIAFQANAALVEMDFEGVFSEVESGDSPYEIWGDIFYGTIQLDSRTPVSEYSTESTNHSGDVWVDYSGKYNNAITDFSFLIGGDNYHLDGAASNDVTVAGYVTYDEEGNMSGYNYYTFSFSAWLESVDGKKVKISYLGSDAYREKGPGSDVLYALPTEGYGPSSMTGIDLEGYDASGNMTYKIKSISSDSASYEFKKVPEPYTASMLLIGIAGLTARRFIKA, encoded by the coding sequence ATGAAGCTTACTACTACTCTTTTATCCGTATCTATATTTTCCGGTATTGCCTTCCAAGCCAATGCGGCCCTGGTTGAAATGGACTTCGAAGGTGTTTTTAGCGAAGTGGAATCTGGCGACTCCCCTTATGAGATTTGGGGCGATATTTTTTATGGAACCATTCAGCTTGATTCGCGTACGCCTGTTTCTGAATACAGTACTGAGTCTACTAATCACTCTGGCGATGTATGGGTGGATTATTCAGGGAAGTACAATAATGCAATTACAGACTTTAGCTTTCTGATTGGTGGAGATAATTATCATCTTGATGGGGCTGCTTCCAATGATGTGACGGTTGCTGGATATGTAACTTATGATGAAGAAGGAAATATGTCTGGATACAACTATTATACATTTTCCTTTTCGGCATGGCTGGAGTCGGTTGATGGTAAAAAAGTGAAAATAAGCTATCTGGGATCAGATGCATATAGAGAAAAGGGCCCAGGTAGCGATGTTCTCTATGCTTTGCCTACCGAGGGGTATGGCCCATCCAGTATGACTGGAATTGATCTTGAAGGGTACGATGCAAGTGGAAACATGACTTATAAGATTAAGTCAATATCCTCAGATAGCGCTAGCTACGAGTTTAAAAAGGTCCCTGAGCCTTATACCGCTTCAATGTTGCTAATAGGGATTGCGGGATTAACCGCAAGACGATTTATAAAGGCGTAA